The genomic window TTACGGGGGTGCCCAGCTCCGGCAGCGTGGGGCAGGATTTATTTACTCACATTCCCCAGATGGTTATGGTAATGGCTGGACACCCACGGGAACAATTTGATGCCCTGTTTGGGGGGTGCCACGGTGCTCAATGTCCTTCTTGTTCAAGGACGGTTCCCTCCCTAAAATCGTGGGTCCCTTCCCGCACTGCAGGAGCAGAGTCCAGGCGATGCTGTGGGGCTTATGTAGGGGTTGCAGCACCCATGGCACCTGCTTGCCCCTCAAAAAGTCCCCCTTATCCCCCCAAAAATGCCTTCCTGGGATTGCAGGGCTGCAAAACCCTCAGGTAAATGTTTGCAAGGAGGGAGGGATGTGTCCCACCACCAGATGACAGCCAAGGTGGCGGGGTGGACAgcagcctctgccccccccccccgctcagcAGGCAAcagcttagaaaaaaaacaccccgcCTTTATTCACCCATTTTCTGCAGAAGGCACTTAAATAGCCGCAGGTTCAGCTGAGCAGCAAGGCACGTGTCTGCTACTGTGGCACTGGGTCCTCACCCCTAAAAAAGCATCCCTCCCttgtcccccacctccccccagagTCTCTGCTTTACACCCAGGTCAGCTCCGCAGGGGGGATGCTGGATGCCGCAGGGGTGGTGCAGGGCATCCCCCAATTCCCCATCCCACGttggttgggggcggggggggggggctgtccatCAGCCCCACGGCTGAGCAGCCTGAAGCCGCAACGCTGGTGTCGCTCGTCCTGGCGGGGACGTCCTGGTCCCCATGGGACATCACAGCTCGTCCTTCCCCACCGCGACGGCAGCTGGCGGTTCCTGCTCCGTCTCTGGCAGCAAATCTCCCTCTTCTGCACTGAAAAGCATCTTCACCAGGTCGTCTGCCTGCACGCGCTCCTGTGGGGCAAGACCCACAGGGATAAGCATGGCCATTGTTCCCCCCCAGAAAAACCCACccgctgctggggagggggcttaCCCGCTCACTGTGTCGAGGGTCCAGGGTGAACCAGAGGGCGATGGCGCAGCGTTGGCCCTTGGTCACGGCTTTCACACCGTGGGGGTTCTCCGAGCCGGAGGAGAAGCCCACGGCACGGCCACACTGTGGCTGAACCTCTGCCTGTCATGAACAGGAGACCCCAGTCAGGATGCACCCTGTGGGCAAGGGGGTGAGGTGTTCCCCCCCAACCCAACTTCATCCCTTGCGGTAGCATAGGGGATGGGGCCAGGGGTTTGGTGCTGCATGTGGATCCTCAAGGAGCTGAGCTACTTACAGTCTCCGTCTTGGCATCCAGCTCGGTGAAGTAGAAAGCTCCTCCTTCAAAGTCCCCGTTGAGGTAGAGGATGGCGCTAAACGAAGCAGGGGACAAGTGGAGGTGACGACCATCACCCCAGGCCACAGCTCCAGCAACTGGAACCACCCCCAGTGCCACTCTGCCACTCTGGCAAGAGCCAGAGGCAGGAGAGCCCAGGTTGGGCTGTCCTCCCATTCTGCTCCTTCCAACCCAGGTGCCAACCAAGCCACGGTGCCCTCAGGTGGGGAAACTCTGGCTGATGGACACTACCGGTACCTGTAATCCCGGAAGGTGTAGGCTGGAGGTTCCTTCACGCACACCAGGGCCTCCGCGTTGAGGATGCAGTTGTCCACATGCACCTCATGGCTGTTATCACTCCGGCCTTCTTGCTTCTCTAGGGTGGAAGAAGACCTGGCACATCAGGACCCCTTTGTCCCTGCAGGACAGGGGTCCGTCCCCAAGCAGCATGTGCTTGGAGGTGACAAGAGAGTCATGTGTAGCCTAAAGGCCTTCCACTTGCTGGAGCGTGGACCATGAGAGGCCATTTGGAGGGCACAAGCCCCCATTGACTTGTCCCATGGCATCTCCATGGACCTCCAGACACAGCCTCTCCCAGCACCCAATCCCAAACGCCTCCAGGTGCTGAAATCCGGTACGGCATGAAGCCACCTGCCCCCTTAGAGGCAACCAACAGAGCTGCTCATCTTCCCAAACTGGGCTGAGGGACAAGCTCCCCAACGCCTTCCTTTTCCCAAAAGGAGCAGGTTAGGGGGCAGCAAGGAGGTGTCTAAGGAAAGGTCCAAGGCCAGACCACTCCAGCTGTTGGAGAGAACCCAGACAGAACAAGAGGCTGAAGGAGACTCGCTTCTCCTCAGGTTGTGTTCCTCCGAGGCCATGCTCACCATCGATGGCTGTGCGGCACACCAGGTGGGAGTAGGAGAAGTGTAGCGGGACCTCCAGGCGGAAGTAGGACTCCATCATGTGCCGCACCTTCTCTGTCACGTTATAGTAGAGGTAGGCGCTCTGCAGGGGGACCTTGCCCTCCTGGCCCAGCTGCGGGGGACAGAAAGGACATGGGCTCAGCCCCAGGTGGGTTGGGCAAGcatgggcagctgcctgccttcaAACCCACCCCCTCCCTTGTCTCCACAGCctgtttctcctcccttccccacagccACCCTAACCTTGAGGGCCTTGAGGACAGTCACGCCATAGAAGGTCTCGCTGGGAGTGTGAGGAGATGTCTTCCCACGATAGCCATCCCCGGCCGAGGCAGCTGCCTGTAAAACCCAATTGGTGTTACGTGTCTGACTTCTGAGCCGCAGGATGGGACCCTTCAGCATCCCCTGCCCGCTATTCCCATCCCTGTGCTCACGTTGGTGAGTCTCTGCAGCTCCCGGCACTCCTCAGCAGAAAGGACTCCATCCACCACAACGCGCTGGGAGCCATTCAGGGTCCTGGAGTTCATGGTGACACTGGCTCCTTCGTACACCAAGGGGCCACCTGTGGCACAAATGGGATCAGGAGGACGCAGGGATGGGTGCCACCAACCCTGGGGTACAGCGCTGTGGGAAGCTGAGGTCCTGCCACCTGCTCCTGCCACCACCCACGTGGAGGGACTGTGAGCTGGCAGTGGGGGACACAGAggtccccatcccacctcccctCCTGGCTGTCCGCACCTTCTCGGATGAACTTGCTCATATCGGCAGACTCCTTGGCCTTCTCCTCCACCAGCGTCTCGATCTCCTTCATGAGGTTGCCAATCTCCTCCGAGATCCGCGCTGCCGTCTCCCGCTCCACCCTGGGCATGCAGCAGCCATCAACCCAACAAGGGGGATCAGGACAAAGGCAGGACAAGTTGTCTCCAGGGGCTGGTGACAATGCCCAAGGCTGGAGAGAGTCATCTCAACGCAGCCCTCACCCTGAGCTGCTCGGGATGACCTACCCATCCCCATCACCCAAGGGCCTATGGGGAGCAAAGTTCTGCCCTCCAACAGCCTCTTCCAGCCCCAACACCAAAAATCCTCCCTGGTGGCAGCTCCATGGCCATGGTCATTGGCTCAAAACCCACGGAGGAAGAGGGGTACATCCCATTGGTCCCCCCGTTGCATAGCCTTGGCCATCAGCCTGGGAGAGTACTCACTTTTGTTTCTCTCGCAGCCTTTTTGGTATCACCTCTTCAGGTGTCCACGTGTCCTGCAGCCAGAAGAACAACATCAGGATCCAGACAAGGATCTGGCTGGGATGCAGACCCCTTGTCCCCTTTCCAACTGGCCACTGCATCCAGCCTGGTCCAGCACCACTCACCGGGTCCACGAAGGGGATGCCGAAGATGTCGTAACTGAAGAAGAGCAGCTCCTTCTCCATCAGGCTTCGCTGGCGGTACTCCTGGATCTCCTGTGATGAGGGACAGAGGGACCAGGTGAGGGCACGGCATGAGGGTTCTGGAAAGACCCCGAGCGAGGGCAGGAGGGTGCAGCGTTTACATCATTCCCATGGTCCTTGCGCTGGACCCGCAGCCCTGGTTTCCCAGTCCCTCTGGCAGCCGGGAAGCAAGTGGCTTTCCCCATCCTGCATGAACTTCCCTGTCCTGTGTGGATGAGCCCTGGGGAGAGGATGGGGGAGACAGAGGCACATGCGTGTCCCTCCTGCGGAAAGCTTTTCAGAAGCAgattcccttccctgctccagctgacgTGGGGCAGAGACCTCCATCCCTGCCTACCACCCCCCAGGCAGCACCCGAGCATCCAGATCCACCTATTTTGAAGCCAAGTCGTCTCCTTTTTAAGCAATTCCACTTCAGTTGTGGAAGTCTGTAGCAGAGGTGGGCTCAGAGCCTCCTAAAAAGCCTGTCCGTCTGCCTCTCACAGACCTCTCCCACAAGAGCTGGTCCATTTGTGCAAGCCATCAAGCCTTCACTTGGCCAAAAATATTTTGCCAGTGATGTTTTTCAGTCTCTCAGCTATTTTCCAGCTTGTTGGGTCTTGCATCCATCCATTCCTTTCCACCTTGCCACCGAAGGGTGGCTGGATCAGAGCAAACCCGACCAGAGCAGACCCCAAAACTTCTGCAGAGGTCCCCAAGGAGGGGAGAAGATGTCCCCTGAACAGCTCAGCCCAGCCAGTTGCTCACCTCTCGGGGTTGGATGGGTCCTGCCAGGTTTTCCCCCAGGACGGCGGTGTAATAGGCCAAATTCTGGTTCATCACCTCATCGTTTGGGAAGAAGAGCAAATAGGTTTTGGCGCATTCAATGGCTTTTTCATAATTCCCGTCTGCAAAGAGAAATGGGGCTGTTAACAGCACGTCCAAGAGCATCAGAGACAGAGCAAACATGGATATGGAGGAGAAGTGAGAGAAAGTCGTCATTGTTCTCCAAAGGGTCTCCCAAGCAGGGCAGATACCCTGGAACAAAGATAACTGCTGCcacaaaggcaaaaatgaagaGTCTAAGGTGCTATCCTGCCTCCAGAAATCACCTCACCAGAAATCAGGGCCACTGCTTGGGTAGTTTCTCCCTTGGACAACATCTTGAAGCCTATTTCCAGGCAGCAAGACCCAACCATTTCCAGGCTAACCTGCAATTTTCAGCCACTTAAGCACCCTGACCCACTTTCATGCAAAGGATCACAGCCTTTCAATCTTCTTGGACTtcatcttttttccctccttttggaGAAATTTGCACAGAAACAGTTTAGATTTTTCTAAGGAggtgaataaaaaataaagtaaaatggGGTATATTCTTCTGGGTTATAACTAACAGTTCTGGAGGGGAGGGTGCCTCTGTGGTTTGGAGCAAGATGTGGATagctggcaggagaaaaaaaaaaataaaatgcttctctaGGCTGTTATTTCACTTGGAAAGCAAAGCTGCCCAGGAATTGAGCAGCTAAAGCAACAGGGAGGGTTACTGCAGTGAGGCTCAGCGAGATCCAGATCTCCTGCAGACCATTTCAGACTGGAGGAACatgcctgtgtgaacctcatgaagttcaacaaggtcaagtggaAGGTCCTCCACCCGTATCAGTAAAGAGATGGGTTTAGAGCAGCCCAGTGGAGAAGGACCTGgagatactggtggatgaaaaattggacatgagccggcaacgtgcgctcacagcccagaaagccaaccatatcctgggctgcatcgcaAGAAGTGTGGCCAGAAGGTCCAGGGAGGTGATGCTCCCCCTCTACTCCTCTCACGGGACCCCACCTtggagcactgcgtccagctctggggtccacagcacaaggaagacatggacccgttagagcgggtccagaggaggccgtgaaaatggtcagagggatggaacacctctacaaagaaaggctgagagagttggggttgttgagcctggagacgagaaggctccagggagaccttcttgcagcctttccATGTATAAAGGGGGCttgcaagaaagatggagacaactttttaccaaggcttgtagtgacaggacaaggggccacagttttaaactgaaagagggtaggtttaggttgGTCATAAGGAGGAAATTTTCTACGATGAGGGTGGcaagacactggcacaggttgcccagagaagttacGGATGCCCCGTCACTGGGagcgttcaaggtcaggctggacggggctctgagcaaccccaTCTAGTGCAAGATGTCCCTGCATcttgggttggactagatgatggttgaaGGTCCcttcccaacccaaaccattctgtgagtctATGATTTCTGCCCGTGAAAAACAGCCCCTGCAGAGCATGATGTCCAGCACAGACAGCCACTGGAGGACGGGGCAACGAGCTGCTTACTGTTGTAGTAGGCAAACTGGAGGTAGTTGAAGTGCGAGGGCAGGAAATCCTCCAAAGGCTTCTCCCGGCCGGGCTGCGAGGCCAGCTCCGTAACGCATCCCTGCTTGCAGCTTAGCACCTGCATGTAGTGATCTGGTGGAGAAAAACCCCATGTCACTGCTTGTGGTCACCCAAGGGCTGGTGGACAGGACCTTGAGGGGTCTCAgctccaacctcctgctcccaGTGGGGCTGCTGCCAGCTTTTTGGTGGTGGAAAGCCTCACGGATGGTGGTTGCCCACCTCTGTGCGATCGGTCGTGGGGCTGTGCCGCTCTCTGGAGACAGAGTGGCCATCCTCAGCCTCCCACCCTTGCGTCCTGGTGACCCTCGGCTGGCCCCTCTCCTGTGTTTCCATATCCCTCTGGAATTTGGGGGATTCCTGGGCATCACCCCCAGTGCTAAGCGTGGGCAAACATCTCCTGCCACTTACTGACCATGCTCTTCCTAGTGAAGCCTAGGATGGCATTTGCCCTCTtggggacaacccccccccccggattGTCCCCAACTCTTGAGACGGGACACAGCACGCACGGCTCCCACCTGTGATGGCCTGGAAAAGGTCGGCATTGTACTCCAGGTAGTTGTAGCCCTCGTAGTCGTAGGGTCCCTCACAGAGCGCGCGGCACTCGGCGTCTGCCACAAAATATTCCTCCAGCGCCTTCTCCAGGTGCAGGATGGCAGCAGCCGGTTGCTCCTCCGTGTAAAACCGGACGCCCAGCCTAAACTCGCTCTGCAGATGGAGGAGAAATGATGGTGGGGACTCGGCGCCCTGCTCCCTGCGGTGGAGCACCTGGGGAACCTTGTCCCCACGGGACGGCCCTCCAGCACCAAGGTGGCATCTCATGAGATTGCCGAGCCAACAGCCACGGCGTCACCTCCCCAGGTCCGGCAGTAGCTGGGTGTTTTGGGGAGAGGTTGCTCAAGGTTGGGGGGGCTCTCACCAGGTGGGGTTTGGCCTCCAGGTCGGTGAAGTCATCCTCACGGACGCCTGCCATGGCTTGGTAGTACTCCAGGTTCTGCCTCATCTCCTGGTGCCCGGGGTTGGCCACAAAGAAGGTgtgcgccgccgccgctgcttgTGCCGGCCGGTTCATCTGGGCAGGaccgggtggtggtggtggtggtggtgggggggtgagaCAGCGCCGGTCACACCGTGCGGACCCCCCACGGGGTATGGAGGGGACCCCAGTCCCCAGGACATCACGGTGgctgcggggggggtggggggggtgtcctgcaGCCTAGAGGGCGGTGACGGGGGGTGGCTCCGGCGAGCTCCGACGTGGCACTaccggggcggggagcggagggacgggcagggcccggggccgCCGTccggcaccccccaccccaccggggCAGACAGCCGGACTCCTCCCGGGTCTCGGGGGCACCCCCCGCTCCGAGATCGCCCCCGCCCGGTTCTCTCGGTCCCACGCCCCGTTCCGCCGTCCCTCCGGGCATCCCGCCCATCCCGGATCCCCCCGCACCGGGAcgccccttcttcccctcccggGGTCGCTGCCGGTCCCGCCGCCGGCGGactccccccgccctccccttgCCGGTCCCGTACCTTGAAATAGGCGACCTGGAGGTAGTTGTAGGGGCTGCGCTTGCTGAACTCTCGGTCCAGCTCGTCACCCAGTCGGTACCGGGAGGGTGCGGCGGGCCCGCAGCCCCGCAGGCAGGCGGCTCGGCGCAGCAGCCCCCGGAAGAAGAGCAGGTCACGGAGCACCGGTTCGAGCTGGGGGTCGGCCCCCTCCACCGGTCCGGCCGTAGCGTTAGCGCAGCGCAGGCGGCACCGTACTAACCGGGAACGCACGGCCACCCGGGCCCGTAGCGCCCGTTCCATCTGCAGCACCACGGAGGGCCAGTCGCCCCGAGTGTACGCCTCGGCGCCGGCGGCGAACAGGGCGTCCGGGGGCTGGGCCGGCAGCGGAAGGTCGGCCGATGCCGAtgccggcgccggccccggccccggccccggcggcgtcGCCGCCCgcgccagcagcaccagcagcaccagcggcggcagcagcagcgcggGCAGCGCCATGGCCGAGGCTTGGGGCCGCGCCCGCCGACGCCCCGCCCCCCAACCGGGCACCGGAGAGCGGcgcgccccgccccctccgcctcGCCCCGTCCGCCGACCAATCAGAGCCCGCAGCTGCTCCGCCTGTAGCCCCGCCCCGGTGCGGCCCGTAGTCACGCCCACGCTGGGCGGAAGCTCCGCCCCGCTGGGCGGAAGGGGCGGGGCTTGGCGGGCCGGTAATGGCGGCGGAGGGCGGCGAGGAGCCCGGCGCCGGGGGTGGCCTAGGCCTGGCTCTGGTGGAGGGCAGCGCAGGCCGCGCCGCCCGCGTCGGGGACCCCGGGGACCTGGTGGCCCTGGCCCGGCAGGTCCAGCAGGTGAGGGCCGTGCCCCGGCGGCGGGACCgcggaggcggggccgggcccagGGCCGCGCGGGTACCCGGTGTCCCGCTGCCTCTCGGCCGTCCCCAGGGCCTCCTTAGCCGGCGGCGGCCCTGGTGCCTCCCAGCACGTCCCGCTGCTCTCCGGTGTCTCCGGCGGCCTCCCGCCATATCCCGCTGTCCCCTCCCAGTatgccccagtgccccccagtacctTCCCATTTTTCCCAGGGGGCCATGCTGTTTATGCCTCCAGCACCCTCCTTTGCACGTCGGTGCCTCCCACTGTGTCTTGCTGGTCCCCCCCCAGTGACTCCCAGAACATCTACAAAGTTCCCAATCCATACTAGTATACCCTACTGCCTTTAGTCCACCCCAGTGTGTCTTGACtctcccagttcatcccagcaCCTCTTTGATAAGTTCTGTTGCCCCTTCAGTGACTCCAGTCCATCCTAGTGCCTCTCAGCCcaccccagtgcctcccagtatgtTCTACTATCCCCCCTCGTGCCTCCTAGTACATCCTACTGCCTTCCAGTAATGCGTGCCAGTCCAGTACATCCCCCAGAGTTTCTCAGTCTACCCAGCCCACCTAAATGCTTCCCTGTAAGTCCTACTGCCTCATCCTAGTGCATGCCACTGCCTCTCCAGTCcaccccagtgcttcccagtatGTCCTACTGCTCCTTTCCACTGCCACCCAGCATGTCCAGGCAGCTCCAAGTGCCTGGTCCCTGCTCCAAAGCTGTCACCCTGCTGCCCGGGGATGCCACGACTGCCCCACAGCTGCACATGGGGCAGCTCCTGCACCACCCACAGCCCCGTTAAAGCCTTGAGCGAGGCCATGACCGCCGCTTCTCCAGCGCACGCCCAGGCCATGGCTCTTCCCCATTCTGACCAAACCTCATTCTTCCTCACAGGCGGACGACTTCATCCGAGCAAACGCCTGCAATAAATTGACTGTCATTGCTGAGCAGATCCGGTACTTGCAGGAGCAGGCTCGGAAGGTGAGGATGCATCTGTGAGCTGGGTAGAAGGCTGGTTGCCTTGTGCTTGTGAGGGGAGGGAGATTGGTGTCTGACTTAACTGCCAGACATTTGGAAATAGCTGTGGCCTGGATGTGAATCATGGCCAGGAGCCAAGTAGAGAAGATACAGTGGTAAAATAAGTAGGGTTTATTGTCTGGTATCAACTGGGGACAGGGGAGGGTTGGTTTTGGTGCTTTCCCTGAGTCCTCTGCACATCAGGGAGGACTTCTGTTAAGGACGAGGAGCAAGAGTGGCTAGTCAAAAGCAGCTTGGGTGTCAGGAAGGACAGAGAGGTGACTCTGGTTTTGGGACCGGTAACTCTTGTCACCATAGTGTGTGCGCTGTGCTCCTGGGAGGACTCAGCACAGTGGGGTGACAATGTGGCTCTGGCTGGATCTGAGCCCCTGGGAGAGATGAGCTGTTACCTGATGATGGGCTTGGCTTTCCAGTTTGTCCCAGCTCATTTGCTGGAGCAGGTGGCCCCGGCAGCAAGCCCAGCAGAGCTTGGCTGTCCTCTTCAATTCACACTTCACCCTTGGGGGTGAAATCTCGGAGCCTGAGTGGGAAAGGATTTGCCAGTCACTGCGACTGGCTCACTGCCATCAAGGCCACTACGTCATATAATCGTTAACTGGTGGAGCCGGAGCTCTGGAGCAGTCAGCTGGTGGAGCTGGGGAGATGAATTACCCTTTGTTTGCTGTTCCTTCACTTGGGGAGTGCAGCAAGGAAGCCCCCAGGGTCCAGCAGCTGCGTACAGAGACGAGGAACGAGTCTAGCCTGTGGTGGGGTCAGGCACAGAGGTGAACCTGAGGCTGTGCTGAAGAGGTCCTTTACGCTCGGAGGTATCTCCACCTCCGTGGAGGGGTGCAGGAGGTCTGAGGTCCAGCTGACAGGGGAAACTTGGAGAAAGCTTTATCTCTTTGGAAAGCATTACTTCCTGGGGCAAGTAAAGATGTGCCATGTGAAGCCAGGCATGTGCTGGGGAGGACGAGGCCTCGTGAGCAGTGTGTTGAGTGGTGTGTCAAGCGATGTATCTCAGGCTCTGGCTGAGAGGCAATAGCATGTTGTTTTATTTCAAGTGTGGAAATTttaaagttgggggtttttttaggtctTGGATGAAGCTAACAGAGATGCTGATCTGCACCATGTGGCCTGCAACCTTGTGAAGAAGCCAGGAAACATTTACTACATGTACAGGCGGGAGAGTGGCCAGCGATACTTCTCCATCCTGTCTCCTAAGGTGGGTGGTTACAGCCCCCTgaggaagcagaggggaaaaaaacacgtTTCTGGTGCTTGGGCACTTCTGAACCTCAGACAAAAGCACCAATTTAATGGGGGCATTTGTTGGCACCTACTCAGTTGGCATTTGTCCTTGGTCTGAGTTACTCTGCTGGTGTAAGAGCCATCTTATGAAGTTCCCTTAGCTCTTGATGGATGGTGAGCAAGAAGACCTTTGGTACATCGACCTGAATTCTGCCTTTCAGTCCCTGCAGTTCACTCTCTGAAAGAACTGCAAACATGCCCTGGGCCTTCCCTGTCTGGTGTGGCTGTCTGGCAGTACAGTCTCCTTGGGTGCTTCAGCCCAGGGATTGAGTTTGCAGCTTGGTAGGGGTGGTGTTGGAGGTATCTTCCTTCCAGGTCACCTGTTTTCTTAGACGCAGGGTGAAGACTTCAGAGCAAAGCACCGAGCATGTAGAGGAGCTCTGTGCAGGTCAAGGAGATCTTGTATCCCCAAGCCTCCCTGCGTCAGCAGCACTGTCGCTTGACCTGGACATAGACTCAGGGTAGTTGAGCCTATCTGTAGGTTAGAAAATGGGATGGTCCTGTAGTTGGGGTTGCTTCAAAGGTGGTAGGATTACccagcactggcagaggttgggCTGAGGGACAGGATAGTGCAGCTCCAAGGGAAACTGAGCAGCGATGTgaatctctcctttctcctccaggaATGGGGGACCAGTCCCCATGAATTTCTCGGTGCCTATAAGCTCCAGCACGACATGTCCTGGACTCCGTTTGAGGACATTGAGAGACGAGATGCTGAAATAAACATCCTGGACAAGCTCCTGAGCCGGCAGGCAGCACTGCCCCCATGTACAGAGCCCAACTTCCAGGGCCTGACCAAGTGACACAAGTGACCATACGGGACTTCTTGAGCAGAGTGCCTGCGTGAGGACACGCAGTGCCTGCATGCTGCCAAAGGCAGGGCAAGGAAAGAGaccaagaaacaaaaatgctgatgCTGCCAGTACTTGCTCTGTGCTTCAATGAGACTAATTCTGCATTTGGTCTTACTGGATTTTCTAGTAATTGAGTAATTTATTTCTTTGACTTATGCCAAGCTGTAGCAAAAGGCAGATAATATCAGGTAGAGTCAATTCCAAGAGAGCTTGGGgcaaaaagcaaaaatgcttgGGGCAGATGTGATAATGCTATAAAATACGTCCTACCTGTCTGGCTCTGGTGTACCTCACGGTGACTGCCTGCGGCAGgtaatgatttcagggctggatTTTGCCCCTTGTTAAAATGTACATATTTAGCTCTGTGGCCTGGGAAGAGCGGTCAAAACCCTGCGCAGAAGGGTCTGTTGTGACCGGAGTCTGTTGGTCTCTGTCCCAGCTGGTCCAAACCCCTGAGTCTGGCCCACAAGGTGACCTGGAGCTCTTCTCTGGGAAGGGCGTCCTCAAAAGTGCCATGCAGGCTTCAGGTGCTCTTCAAAAGGTGGGTGTTTCACAGTCCTCGTGTGTTCCCCTTGGCTTCGAGTGGTTGatctgtgttttgggtttgtgtggcagggtttttggtagcttcatggtgctttgttaccggctgggcttaaaccatgacaacctgtGAGGGTGAGACTGGAATTTGCAGGGACACTGTGCCAgagcagtgaagaaaataaatcagtcttGATATCAGATGTACCTCTGAGACAGGCCCCGTGTCCTGTCTGCATGGCAAGCATCCCTTTGGCTTTACCAGGGAGACTTGGTGGCATGTGGGGCTGGTAGGACATCTCCAGCTTTTTTCCACCAAGAACTGGGGAGAGGCAAAGATCAGAGCTGCTGAAGAGATGTCCTCCCTCTGCCCAGCTGCTCAGGGCTCCTCCAGGAGCTCACCTCCTCCTCTGTGAGGAGCCAAGGTGGGAACGTACTGATGGAGAAGGAGGTGTCCAGGTTGGACCCCAGCATGTAACGTCAGATCTGGTTGGATCCTCCCATGGGTTGTTCACCTCCCTGAGATGACAAGGTGGTGACCTTATGTGCTGCTCAAGGCAGTGCACATGCACACTGGCCTTAGCTCTTCTGCTGGCAGCATGTGAGGGTTGGGGACCATTTGAGGAAAGGGAATTGGGACCCCAGGGTCTGGGTCCACCAAGGGTGGAGGTGGTGCTTCTTGGTGGAGCACAAACACAAGTGCACTTGTGTTTGGGCTCCAAGAA from Accipiter gentilis chromosome 1, bAccGen1.1, whole genome shotgun sequence includes these protein-coding regions:
- the C1H1orf50 gene encoding uncharacterized protein C1orf50 homolog, whose translation is MAAEGGEEPGAGGGLGLALVEGSAGRAARVGDPGDLVALARQVQQADDFIRANACNKLTVIAEQIRYLQEQARKVLDEANRDADLHHVACNLVKKPGNIYYMYRRESGQRYFSILSPKEWGTSPHEFLGAYKLQHDMSWTPFEDIERRDAEINILDKLLSRQAALPPCTEPNFQGLTK
- the P3H1 gene encoding prolyl 3-hydroxylase 1, translating into MALPALLLPPLVLLVLLARAATPPGPGPGPAPASASADLPLPAQPPDALFAAGAEAYTRGDWPSVVLQMERALRARVAVRSRLVRCRLRCANATAGPVEGADPQLEPVLRDLLFFRGLLRRAACLRGCGPAAPSRYRLGDELDREFSKRSPYNYLQVAYFKMNRPAQAAAAAHTFFVANPGHQEMRQNLEYYQAMAGVREDDFTDLEAKPHLSEFRLGVRFYTEEQPAAAILHLEKALEEYFVADAECRALCEGPYDYEGYNYLEYNADLFQAITDHYMQVLSCKQGCVTELASQPGREKPLEDFLPSHFNYLQFAYYNNGNYEKAIECAKTYLLFFPNDEVMNQNLAYYTAVLGENLAGPIQPREEIQEYRQRSLMEKELLFFSYDIFGIPFVDPDTWTPEEVIPKRLREKQKVERETAARISEEIGNLMKEIETLVEEKAKESADMSKFIREGGPLVYEGASVTMNSRTLNGSQRVVVDGVLSAEECRELQRLTNAAASAGDGYRGKTSPHTPSETFYGVTVLKALKLGQEGKVPLQSAYLYYNVTEKVRHMMESYFRLEVPLHFSYSHLVCRTAIDEKQEGRSDNSHEVHVDNCILNAEALVCVKEPPAYTFRDYSAILYLNGDFEGGAFYFTELDAKTETAEVQPQCGRAVGFSSGSENPHGVKAVTKGQRCAIALWFTLDPRHSERERVQADDLVKMLFSAEEGDLLPETEQEPPAAVAVGKDEL